Proteins from a genomic interval of Neodiprion lecontei isolate iyNeoLeco1 chromosome 2, iyNeoLeco1.1, whole genome shotgun sequence:
- the LOC107226149 gene encoding UDP-N-acetylglucosamine--peptide N-acetylglucosaminyltransferase 110 kDa subunit isoform X4 — MDYQCVIVYTVISPSTTVAPSFRLQLESTISRPTPPGCISWIKSWIKRAVAAYLRALNLSPNNAVVHGNLACVYYEQGLIDLAIDTYRRAIELQPNFPDAYCNLANALKEKGQVVEAEECYNTALRLCPTHADSLNNLANIKREQGYIEEATRLYLKALEVFPEFAAAHSNLASVLQQQGKLNEALMHYKEAIRIQPTFADAYSNMGNTLKEMQDIQGALQCYTRAIQINPAFADAHSNLASIHKDSGNIPEAIQSYRTALKLKPDFPDAYCNLAHCLQIVCDWTDYEARMKKLVSIVAEQLDKNRLPSVHPHHSMLYPLSHEFRKAIAARHANLCIEKIHVLHKQPYKYPREIGSRLKIGYVSSDFGNHPTSHLMQSIPGLHEKNNVEIFCYALSVDDGTAFRAKIAREAEHFIDLSQIPCNGKAADRINADGIHILVNMNGYTKGARNEIFALRPAPVQVMWLGYPGTSGASFMDYLITDEVTSPLELANQYSEKLAYMPHTYFIGDHRQMFPHLKERLILTDKLNSKGKVADNVAVINATDLSPMMESTLIKEIREVIVPDSKKPLEISLKVAELPTTTPIETMIASGQCQMSVNGVVVQNGMATTQVNNKTATGEEVPQNIVITTRQQYGLPEDAVVYCNFNQLYKIDPLTLHMWAHILKHVPNSVLWLLRFPAVGEPNLQATAQQLGLAPGRILFSNVAAKEEHVRRGQLADVCLDTPLCNGHTTSMDVLWTGTPVVTLPGETLASRVAASQLNTLGAPELVARTRQEYQDIAVRLGTDREFLKGIRAKVWKARSESPLFNCKMYAHGMEMLYHRMWERYALGEKPDHVAAIEKSENQNQMSD, encoded by the exons ATGGATTACCAGTGTGTCATAGTTTATACGGTGATTTCACCATCGACTACGGTTGCACCGTCCTTTCGCCTTCAGCTGGAAAGCACCATATCTCGGCCAACACCTCCGGGATGCATTTCCTGGATCAAGTCCTGGATTAAGAG AGCTGTTGCTGCCTACCTTCGAGCACTAAATCTCAGCCCGAACAATGCAGTGGTACATGGAAATTTGGCCTGCGTCTACTACGAACAGGG aCTCATCGACCTTGCGATCGACACTTATCGCCGGGCGATTGAACTTCAGCCAAACTTCCCAGATGCTTATTGCAATCTGGCGAACGCGCTTAAAGAAAAGGGCCAAGTCGTTGAGGCCGAGGAATGTTACAACACGGCATTGCGTCTTTGCCCGACTCACGCAGACTCCCTTAACAATCTG GCCAACATAAAACGAGAACAGGGATACATAGAAGAGGCGACACGTTTGTACTTGAAGGCGTTAGAAGTGTTTCCCGAATTTGCGGCGGCTCACAGCAATTTAGCTTCAGTTTTACAGCAGCAAGGAAAACTAAACGAAGCACTAATGCATTACAAGGAGGCAATACGCATACAGCCAACTTTTGCTGACGCGTATTCAAACATGGGAAACACCCTGAAGGAGATGCAGGACATCCAGGGAGCCCTTCAGTGTTACACAAGAGCTATACAGATTAATCCTGCATTTGCCGATGCCCATTCAAATTTGGCATCGATTCACAAAGACTCCGGAAATATTCCCGAGGCTATACAATCTTACAGAACCGCTCTTAAACTGAAGCCGGATTTTCCTGACGCTTATTGCAACCTCGCTCATTGTCTACAAATCGTTTGCGATTGGACTGATTACGAGGCCAGAATGAAGAAGCTCGTATCCATTGTCGCGGAACAACTGGACAAGAACAGGCTGCCCAGCGTTCATCCTCATCATTCCATGCTTTATCCGCTTTCTCACGAATTCAGGAAGGCCATCGCCGCTAGACACGCAAACTTGTGCATCGAGAAG ATCCACGTATTGCACAAACAGCCCTACAAATACCCACGGGAAATTGGATCACGTCTAAAGATTGGCTACGTGTCATCCGACTTTGGAAATCATCCGACCAGTCACTTGATGCAATCGATTCCCGGTCTTCACGAGAAGAATAACGTTGAGATATTTTGTTATGCCTTGAGCGTTGACGACGGCACAGCGTTTCGTGCCAAGATAGCGAGGGAAGCAGAACATTTCATAGATCTTTCGCAGATTCCGTGCAATGGCAAAGCCGCCGATCGTATAAACGCCGATGGAATTCACATTCTCGTCAATATGAACGGCTATACCAAAGGTGCCAGGAATGAAATATTCGCTCTCAGACCCGCCCCTGTTCAAGTTATGTGGCTCGGCTATCCAGGAACTTCCGGTGCCAGCTTCATGGACTATCTCATCACAGATGAAGTGACTTCACCACTTGAACTCGCCAATCAGTACAGCGAAAAACTCGCTTACATGCCGCATACATATTTTATCGGAGATCACAG ACAAATGTTCCCCCATTTGAAGGAACGTTTGATTTTAACGGACAAACTGAACTCTAAAGGAAAGGTTGCCGACAACGTGGCGGTGATAAACGCCACCGATCTTTCCCCGATGATGGAAAGTACATTGATAAAAGAAATCCGCGAGGTAATCGTACCGGATTCTAAGAAACCGTTAGAAATTTCACTCAAAGTTGCCGAACTACCAACGACAACACCGATCGAGACAATGATCGCTTCTGGTCAGTGTCAAATGTCCGTGAACGGGGTAGTCGTTCAGAATGGAATGGCGACTACGCAGGTTAACAACAAAACCGCAACCGGCGAAGAGGTGCCGCAAAATATCGTCATCACAACAAGACAGCAATACGGACTGCCGGAGGACGCGGTTGTCTACTGCAACTTCAATCAACTCTACAAAATCGATCCTCTCACTCTTCACATGTGGGCACAC ATTCTGAAACACGTGCCGAACTCTGTTCTTTGGCTACTTCGATTCCCAGCTGTCGGAGAACCGAATCTACAAGCCACAGCCCAGCAACTTGGTCTTGCACCCGGTAGAATTCTGTTCAGCAACGTCGCTGCGAAGGAGGAACACGTGAGGCGTGGACAACTCGCCGATGTCTGTCTTGACACCCCTCTCTGCAACGGTCACACGACGAGTATGGATGTTTTGTGGACTGGAACACCGGTCGTTACACTGCCCGGTGAAACTTTAGCATCTCGTGTCGCTGCTAGCCAATTGAACACTCTTGGAGCCCCCGAACTTGTCGCAAGAACGCGCCAGGAGTATCAGGATATCGCAGTGCGGCTTGGAACCGATCGTGAATT TTTGAAAGGGATTCGCGCCAAAGTTTGGAAGGCACGATCAGAGAGTCCACTGTTCAACTGCAAAATGTATGCACACGGGATGGAAATGCTGTATCATCGAATGTGGGAGAGGTACGCGCTAGGAGAGAAGCCGGACCACGTAGCAGCTATCGAGAAGTCAGAAAACCAGAACCAAATGTCTGACTAG